The following proteins come from a genomic window of Schistocerca cancellata isolate TAMUIC-IGC-003103 chromosome 10, iqSchCanc2.1, whole genome shotgun sequence:
- the LOC126106486 gene encoding cuticle protein 79, translated as MKSLLVAVALLAVAQCMPEPEPEAKAAPGFLSGGYGGGFGGGYGGGYGGGYGGGLGGGLGGGLGGGLGGVGLAAAPAIGIAAAPAVGIAAAPATLVRTRVVPGPARLVQPPPVVQRQLIQPPPIVQTRLIQPPAQLVQGPPQVIHEQTPAVIKTAVPAIAAAPAIGFGYKSLLH; from the exons ATGAAGAGTCTTCTG GTCGCTGTAGCGCTGTTGGCCGTGGCCCAGTGCATGCCTGAGCCAGAGCCCGAGGCAAAGGCAGCCCCCGGCTTCCTGAGCGGCGGTTACGGAGGCGGCTTCGGCGGCGGCTACGGAGGCGGCTATGGAGGCGGCTATGGAGGCGGACTGGGAGGCGGACTGGGAGGCGGACTGGGAGGCGGACTGGGAGGCGTTGGCCTCGCCGCCGCTCCCGCTATTGGCATCGCTGCTGCCCCCGCTGTCGGcatcgccgccgcccccgcaaCCTTGGTGCGCACCCGAGTGGTGCCTGGACCGGCTCGCCTGGTGCAGCCGCCCCCAGTGGTGCAGAGGCAGCTGATCCAGCCTCCCCCCATCGTGCAGACCCGCCTCATCCAGCCCCCTGCCCAGCTCGTCCAGGGACCGCCCCAGGTCATCCACGAGCAG ACTCCAGCGGTGATCAAGACTGCTGTGCCCGCAATCGCTGCTGCCCCAGCCATCGGCTTCGGCTACAAATCTCTGCTTCACTAA